The following is a genomic window from Solidesulfovibrio sp..
GTAGAGGACGTTGGTGTAGCACAGCTCGTGGGTCAGGTGAAAGGCCAGCACGTCGCAGGCGCCAAGCGGCGTGTCGGACTCCAGGGTGCAAAGGGGCGCGCCCTGCCCGCGCAGCATGGCCGCGGCCTCGTCGGAGGGGGTGAAGACGCGTTCGGCGGCCAGGCCGTCCTGCCGGTTGACGGCCTCGTAGAGGATGCGGCCGCCCACATAGGACATGCCGACCTCGTAGAGGTCGGGGAAGGCCAGGGCGACGCGCAGGCGCACGCTTTGCGGGTCCTTGGCCACGCGGCCCCATTCCGCGCCCAGGTACTGGGTGGGCTTTTGCAGGCTGGCGACGCATTCACGCATGGACGACTCCGGCCGCCGGGGGGGCCGGGGCGCTGGGTTACGGTGGAAAAAAAGCCTCCCCCGGCCGACGGCCGGGGGAGGCGCACGTCGGACGGCTATTTTTTGAGCAGATTGGAGATGTTGCCCTTGCCGGCCAGGCCGGACAAGGTCTTGAGGTCGCCGGTGGTGGACAGGGTCAGGTTGCTGGTGGCTTCCAGGTAGCGGGTCTTGAGTTCGTCGGGGAACTTCTTGAACTGGTAGAGCACGTGGGAAAGGTCGATTTCCCCGCCCACTTCGGTCTCGAAGGGGTAGCCGAAGGGCAAAAGCAGCATCTGGACGCCCTGCTGGGAGGGAATGGTCTGGAGCAGGGCCACGTCGGTCAGCTTGCCGGCGGCTTCGTCCCATTTGCCGAGCACGGTTTCGCCGTTTATCAACTTCACGAGGCGGATGTCGTAAGCCATGAGGTTCTCCTTTTGGCGGCGCCTGGCGCCGGGCCTTGAGCTAGATATCCGACGGCTCCCTGTCAAGGGAAGCCGGGCTATTCATTGAAGTCGAAGACGCTGAACCCCTGGCTTTTGCACAGGGAATCGCGCTCGGCCTCGCGCAGGTCGGCCTGCACCATCTCGGCGACCATCCGCTCCAGGGTGATGCGCGGCCGCCAGCCCAGTTTTTCCCGGGCCTTGGTCGGGTCGCCAAGCAGCGTCTCCACCTCGGTTGGCCGGAAATAGCGCGGGTCCACGGCCACGATGGCCTTGCCGGTGGCGGCGTCGATGCCCTTTTCCTCGGCGCCCTCGCCCTCGAAACGCAGGGTGATCCCCAGTTCGGCGGCGGCCATGGTCACGAAATCGCGCACGGAATACTGCCTGCCCGTGGCGATGACGTAGTCCTCGGGGGCGTCCTGCTGGAGCATGAGCCACTGCATTTCCACGTAGTCGCGGGCATGGCCCCAATCGCGCAGGGCGCTTAAGTTGCCGAGGTAGAGGCAGTCCTGCAGGCCGAGCTTGATGCGGGCCAGGGCCCGGGTGATCTTGCGGGTGACGAAGGTCTCGCCGCGAAGCGGCGACTCGTGGTTAAAAAGGATGCCGTTGCAGGCGTACATGCCGTAGGCTTCGCGGTAGTTGACCGTGATCCAGTAGGCGTAGAGCTTGGCCACGGCGTAGGGGCTGCGGGGATAAAAAGGTGTTTTTTCGGTCTGGGGGGTCTCCGCGACCTTGCCGAAGAGTTCCGAGGTCGAGGCCTGGTAGAAACGCGTCGTTTTTTCCAGGCCCAGGATGCGGATGGCCTCGAGCAGGCGCAGGGTTCCCAGGGCGTCCACGTCGGCGGTGTATTCCGGCGATTCGAAGGAGACCTTGACGTGGCTCTGGGCGGCCAGGTTGTAGACCTCGTCGGGGCGGACTTCCTGCATGACGCGGATCAGGTTGGTGGAATCGGACAGGTCGCCGTAATGCAGGATCAGCTTGCGGCCGAGGTCGTGGGGGTCGCGGTAGAGGTGGTCGATGCGCTGGGTGTTGAAAAGCGAGGCCCGGCGCTTGATGCCGTGGACCTCGTAGCCTTTTTTGAGCAGCAGTTCGGCCAGATAGGCGCCGTCCTGGCCGGTGATGCCGGTTACAAGCGCGACTTTGCTCTTCATGAGGCAGTGTTCTCCGATGCGTGGTGGTTGCGCGTATGGGCGACCATGGCCCGGGCCACCTCGCCCGGCCCGAGGGTCGCCCGCCAGCCCAGGCGGGCATGGGCCTTGGCCGGGTTGGCCCGGCTGACGGCGATGTCAGCCGGCCGGAACAGGGAAGGGTCCACGTCGACGTGGTCGCGCCAGTCGAGGCCGGCGGCGGCGAAGGCCTCGGCCGTGAATTCGCGAAGGGTGATGGTCTGGCCGGTTGCGATGACGTAGTCCTCGGGCGCGTCTTGCTGCAACATGGCCCACATGGCCTTGACGTATTCCGGCGCATAGCCCCAGTCCCGGGCCACCTCGATGTTGCCCAGGCGCAGGCGCTCCTTGGACCCGGCGGCGATGCGGCAGGCGGCGGCGACGATTTTCTGGGTCACGAAGCGCGGCGGGCGCAGGGGCGACTCGTGGTTAAAAAGGATGCCCGAGCAGGCGAACAGGTTGTAGGCCTCGCGGTAGTTGGCCACCTCGAAATGGGCGGCCGCCTTGGCCACGGCGTAGGGGCTGCGCGGGGAAAAGGGTGTTACCTCCGTGGCCGGCTCACCGCCGGTGTCGCCGAAGCAGTCGCTGGAGGAGGCGTTGTAGAGCCTCACCGGCCGGCCGAGGAAACGCACGGCCTCGAGCAGGTTGAGGGTGCCCACGCCGATGGAAAAAAACGTCTCCACCGGCTGCTCGAAGGACAGCCCCACCGAGGACTGGCCGGCCAGGTGGTAGATCTCGTCGGGCTCGACCTTGGTCAGGACGGTCAGGACGCTACGGAAATCGGTGAGCGTCACGGAATAAAGCGCCAGCCGGTCCCGAAGGCCCAAGGCGGCGAGGTTGCGGAAGGAGGACATCTGGGCGTCGCGGGAGGTGCCGGCCACCTGGTAGCCCTCCTCCAGGAGCAGCCTGGCCAGATAGGCGCCATCCTGGCCGGATATGCCGAAAATCAGCGCTTTTTTCATGCAAACGATGTCCAGGGAAGGAGGCGTTGGTGGAAGCGAGGAAGGCTAATTTTTTCCCGCCCCGGCGTCAACACCGTCGCCGCGGCAGGCGGCGCACACGCCGTCGATGCGCACCTCCACGCCGAGGACCTCCATGGACAGCCGGCGGCCCAGGGCCTCCACGTCGATGAGGCCCTCGGTGCCGGGCAGGCATTCCATGCGGCCGCAGCGCAGGCAGTAGGCATGGCCGTGGGCCCGGCCGGAAAAACGCGGCCCCAGGCAATAGCGAAAGGCCCGGTCGCCGCAACTGTGGCGGTTGGCCAGGCCCTTTTCCACGAACAGGTCCAGGATGCGGTAGAGGGTGACCTTGTTGACGGGCATGGCCCGGCGCACGGCGGCCAGGATGTCGGCGGCGGGAAAGGCCCGGTCCTCGCCGGCCAGGGCGCGCAGCACGGCCAGGCGCACGGCCGTGGGGTCGAGCCCGGCCCGGGCCAGCACGGCCGTCAGGTCCTCGTCGGCCCGGCCGGTCACCTGCCGCCCCCGCCGTGGCGGCGGCGCCGCAACAATTCGGCGGCCAGGGCCAGGAAATAGGTCGCGGCGGCCACGGCGATGATCGCCGCGCCCGAGGTCAGGTCGCAGCCGTAGGCCAGGGCCAGCCCGGCCAGGCAGAAAAAGGCGTTGAGCGCCGTGGCCAGGACCATGGCCCGGCCCAGGGAGGCGGCCCGGCGCATGGCCAGGCTCGGGGCCACGGAAACCAGGGCGATGACCAGGATCAGGCCGGCCACGCGGATGAGGAGCACCACCGTGACGGCGGCCAGGGCCGTGAGCAGGTAATGGAGGAAGGTCACGGGCGCGCCGCGCACGGCGGCGAATTCCCGGTCGAAGGCCATGGCCACGAAGCCGTTGTAGTGGCGCAGGGTCACGGCCACGAGCACCACGGACAGGCCGGCCAGGGCGTAGAGGTCGGACACGGGCACGGTGATGATGCTGCCGAACAGGTAGCTCATGAGGTCGGGCTTGTAGCCCGGGGTCACGTCGAGGAGGATGATGCCGCAGGCCATGCCGGCCGCCCAGAGCACGCCGATGACGGTGTCCGTGTCTTCGATGCGTTTTAGCGTCAGGGCGGCCATGCACAGGGCCGCGCCCACGGTGAAGCCCACGGTGACGGGCAGCACGGGCAGGGCCAGGAAATAGGCCAGCCCCACTCCGCCATAAGCGGCATGGGCCGCGCCGCCGGCCAGAAAGACCATGCGGTTGGCCACAACCAGGGTGCCCATGACGCCGCAGCACAGCGCGGCCAAAAGGGCGGCCACCAGCGCATGCTGGACGAACGGCAGGGAAAGGTCGGCGATCATCGGGTCTCCGGGGACGCCAGTCCGGCCAGGTCCGGCGGCATGCGCCGCAGGAAGGCCTCCATGGGACAGCTGGGGCTGTGCACGCCGTAGAGCAGGTCGACCATCTCCTTGGTCAGGGCGGGCCTGGGCGCGTGGAGCAGCCGGCCGTTGACGCAGGCCACGGCCGTGACCCCGGCGGCCAGGATGCTCATGTCGTGGCTGACCACGATCGAGGTCACGCCCTGGCCGATGCGCGCGAGCACCTCGTAGAGGCAGAATTTCCCTTGGGGGTCGATGTTGGCCGTGGGCTCGTCGAGGATGAGCAGGTCCGGGTCCGAGACCAGGGCCCGGGCAATGAGCGTGCGCTGCTGCTGGCCGCCCGAGAGGTCGCAGAAACGGCGGTCGGCGAAGGGCAGCATCTCGACCTTGTCCAGGGCGGCCTTGGCTCGGGCGATTTCGCCCCCGGAAAACCGGAAGCCGTGCCGCCCCGGAGCGAGCAGGCCCATGAGCGTCACCTCGAGCACGCGCACGGGCAGGTCCTTGCGCGCCGAGGCGCCTTCCAGGCGCTGGGGCACGTAGCCGATGCGCGGGCTGTTGCGCCCGGGCTCCTGGCCGAAAACCCGGATGGTGCCGGCACTCGGGCGCAGGATGCCCAGCACGAGCTTGAGCAGGGTCGTCTTGCCCCCGCCGTTGGGGCCAAGCACGGCCAGCCGCTCCCCGGGCGCGACGGCCAGGTCGACCCCCGAAAGGACCGCCTGGCCGTTGTAGGCGAACGTCAGGTCGCGGATGGCGACCACGGGTTGGTTCACTTGGGCTCCGTTTGTCCGGCCAGGCCCTGGCGCAGGGCCGTGGCCGCCTTGTCGAGGTTGGCCGCCCAGTCCCCGGCCAGGGGATCGAGGGGAGCCACCGTGCCGCCGATGGCCTGGGCGATGGTCTGGGCCGCCCGGGCACTGAACTGCGGCTGCACGAAAATCACCTTCACGCCGTCTTTTTGGGCCTCGCGCACGAGCCGGGCCAGGGCCTTGGGGCCGGGTTCGCGGCCAAGCTCCTCGATGGGCTCCTGGGTCAGGCCGAAGTCCCGGGCGAAATACCCCCAGGACGGATGAAACACCATGAATTTGTGCTCGCCCGGGGGCAAGTCGGCAAACTTCGTTTGTATGTCGGCGGCCAGCGCATCGCAAGAGGCGGCGAAGCGTTCGTAGCCCGCCGCATAGGCCGCCGCGCCCTCGGGGTCGGCCTTGGCCAGGGCGTCGCGCATGGAGGCGGCCAGGACCTTGGCCAGGGCGGGCGACAGCCAGACATGGGGATCGGGCTCGCCGGCCTCGTGATGGTGGGCCTCCTCCTTGCCCTTGGCCTTCCCCTTGTCGTGGGCGTCATCCTCGTGGGCGACCATGGGGATTTTCTCGATGCCGGCATCGGTGCGGACGATGGCCATGGCCGGGTTGGCCGCCGTGAACCGGGGCAGCCAGGCCGGCTCGAAGTCCATGCCCACGGCGAAATAGACGGCCGCCTTGCCCAGTTCGGCCAATTGCTTGGGCCTGGGCTCATAGGTGTGGGCATCGGCCCCGGGCGGCACCATGACCAGCACATCCACCCGGTCCCCGGCGATCTGCCTGAGGAAATAGGCTTGCGGCGCGATGCTCACGGCCACCAGCGGCTTGGCCAGGGCCGGGGCGGCCCAAGTGAAAACGATTCCCGCGATCAACACAAGCAGTTTCTGCATGACGTCTCCTTTGGCGCGTCCACGGGCGGTTACAGCACGGCCGCACGTGATCGCACATGGGGCTTGTGCCATCGCCGCGCCCGGGCGCTGCCGATGGCTTCATGCAACAGAGTTGCACGCCAAAGTCAAGCCCGTCCCCAAAGGTTTCAAGCGGGCAATCCCGGATACGCCTTGTCGCCCGGGCCGCCCTGCCGTAGCCTTGCCCGGCATCTTCCAACAAAGGCCCCTCCTCGGTGACGGGGCCGCCAGGAGCCCCCGCCATGATCGCCATGACGCGCCCGGTTTCCCTTGGCCCGGCCACCGGCCAGGCAGCCCGACTGCCTCTGTCCTGAGTTCCCTGCCCTGCCTGGGCTGCGGCTGGTGCTGCCTTGCGGACCCCTGTGTGGAGTCGCACATCCGCTACGGCTATCTGCGCCGTTGCCCGGACCTCTACTGGCACGAGGCAAGCGGCCGCTACCGCTGCCGGATGGCCGAGGACCCGGAGCATGGCGAGCGGATGCGCTTTCTGCTGGGGATCGGGCACGGCTGCTGCGCGCCGCTCAATGCCTGGCGTAGCGACGTGCGCGACCGGGAAGGATAGCCGGACGCCTGGTCAGGCCCGCCGGGGCATGGCCATCACCCGGTCGTAGGCCCCACGGACGATGGCGGCCGTTTTCTCCCAGGAAAAAAGTCCGGCCCGGGCCAGCGATGCCGCCCGGAGCCGCTCGCGCAGGGCCGCGTCGGCCGAAACGGCGGCCATGGCCCGGGCCAGGCCGGCCACGTCCAGGGGATCGACCAGCAGCGCCGCCTCACCGGCCACCTCGGGCAGCGAGGTGGCGTCGGAACAGACCACCGGCGCGCCCAGGCTCATGGCTTCGAGCACCGGCAGGCCGAAACCCTCGAAGAGCGACGGATAGAGGAAGGCCCGGCACGAGGCGTACAGCCAGGCCAGCTCGGCGTCCGTGACGTAGCCGGTGAAAACGAGCCGGTCGGCGATGCCGAGGCTTTTGACCGTGCGGGCCACATCGTCCATGAGCCAGCCCTTGCCCCCGGCCAAGACCAGCGGCATGTCGCCGCCCGTTTCCCGGCGCCATTGGGCATAGGCGGCAAAGAGCCGCTCGTGGTTTTTGCGCGGCTCGATGGTGCCCACGCACAGCCAGAAGGCGCCCGGTTCCAGGCCGCCCACGGCTTGCGGCTTCCCGCGCGGCGAAGTGGCGGTAAACCGACTGGCCAGGGGCGCGACAACCGCCCGGTCTTGCGGGAATTTCGGAAAAACCTTCAAGAAGTGCTTGAGGGAATAATCCGAAATGGAAACCAGGAAATCGGCCCGGCCCGCGGCCCGGAACACGCCGTCGAAACAGCCGGTGCGGTTGCCCTCGGTGGTCCAGGCCGGGTTTTCCAGAAACGACAGGTCGTAAAGCGTGTAGACGAGCCTGGCCGTTGTCAGGCCCGTTGGGCAGAAGAAATTGTTGGCATGGACGATGTCCGGCGCGCCCAGGCGCTTTTCGAAATCCGGCGGCGGCTGCCGGAAAAAGCGCTTCTGGGCCGTGAACCGGCGAAAGGCCGGCCCCTGCGCGAACCGGGAACCAGCCGGGCGCAGGCAGGCCTTGGGGCGCGGCTCCCAGAAAAAATCGCCGAAGGCCGGATAGAGGACGTAGTCGTTGGCCGTATCCCCCCGGGCCAGGGCGGCCAGCAGCCCGGCGGCGAAATAGCCGCAACCCGCCTTGCCGGCCCCCGTCTGGGAGACGTCGAAGCCGATCCTCACAGGCCCTCGCCCGGCCGCACCAGGCCCCGGGTCAGCCACGAGGCCACCGTGCGCGCCAGTGCCGGCGACACGCCCCGGTTCCAGCGAAACGACGCCCCCAGGCTGGCCGCGGCCAGGGCCGGCGTGGATACAAGACTCCCCTCGCCCACCTTCCACTTTTCGCGCACCAGGGCATGGGCGTAGTTGCACAGCCACCGGTCCGGCACGGAGCCGAAGGTGTGGGCCAGCATGTCGTTGATCTCGGCATGGACCTTGAGCCGGGCGCCGGAGGTCTTGGTTTGCGGGTAGAACCGCGAGCCGGCCAGCTTTCGCGGCAGGTAGGCAAAAACCGCCCCACCCTTGGCCAGACGCAGCCAGAACTCGTAATCGAGGGTGTACTGCCAGCGCAAATCCAGCGCCCCCAACCGCGCAACCGCCCGGCGCCGGAAAAAGGCCGCCGGCTGGCAGATGATGCAACGCGTCTTGAAGCGCTCCAGGTCATAGGGCTCGACCGGATAGGGCTCGATGAAGGCGTCGTTGACGTCGATGTGGTCCCCATCGCCGTAAACAACATCCACTTCGGGGTTTTTCTCGAAAACCTCAAGTACCGCCTTAAGTGCGCCCGGGAAGTAGACGTCGTCGGAATTGAGCCAGGCGATGACCTCGCCGGAGGTGGCGGCGATGCCCTTGTTGACGGCGTCGGGCTGGCCCTTGTCGCGCTCGCTGACATAGCGCAGGCGGCCAGCGTAGCTTTCCAGCACGGCCACGGTCTCGTCCGTGCTGCCGCCGTCCATGACCACGTATTCGAGGCCGTCGATGCCCTGGGACAGGACGCTGTCGATGGTGCGGCCGATGAACCGTCCCTGGTTGTAGGACGGCGTGATGGCACTCACGCGCAAGCTAGGCATGGGCCGCCTCCCCGTAGCGCAAATCGACGTCGCGGGCGCCGTCGGTCAGGCGCAGCTCCCGGCACAGGGCCGAGAGCACCCGCCGGTCGGCGCCCGGGCCGGACGCCTCGCCGCGCCGGGCGCCGGTAAAAAGAAATTCCACGTAGCCGCCGTGGGGGGCCAGATCCAGGGAATAGGCGGTGTCCTTGCCCCGGCCGAGGGACCGGGCCCGGCCGGCCGGCTTGCCGTCCACGAACACTTCCAGCCGGACCTTGGCCGACGGCGCGCCCGGCGGCAGGGCGAAGGCCGCCCGCAGCCACTGGCGGTGAGCCGCCGGGCCGTAGGCGACGAAAAGCCGCGCACCGCACCAGCCGTCGGCGTAGAGTCCCCGCACGGCCGT
Proteins encoded in this region:
- the gmd gene encoding GDP-mannose 4,6-dehydratase encodes the protein MKSKVALVTGITGQDGAYLAELLLKKGYEVHGIKRRASLFNTQRIDHLYRDPHDLGRKLILHYGDLSDSTNLIRVMQEVRPDEVYNLAAQSHVKVSFESPEYTADVDALGTLRLLEAIRILGLEKTTRFYQASTSELFGKVAETPQTEKTPFYPRSPYAVAKLYAYWITVNYREAYGMYACNGILFNHESPLRGETFVTRKITRALARIKLGLQDCLYLGNLSALRDWGHARDYVEMQWLMLQQDAPEDYVIATGRQYSVRDFVTMAAAELGITLRFEGEGAEEKGIDAATGKAIVAVDPRYFRPTEVETLLGDPTKAREKLGWRPRITLERMVAEMVQADLREAERDSLCKSQGFSVFDFNE
- a CDS encoding GDP-mannose 4,6-dehydratase; amino-acid sequence: MKKALIFGISGQDGAYLARLLLEEGYQVAGTSRDAQMSSFRNLAALGLRDRLALYSVTLTDFRSVLTVLTKVEPDEIYHLAGQSSVGLSFEQPVETFFSIGVGTLNLLEAVRFLGRPVRLYNASSSDCFGDTGGEPATEVTPFSPRSPYAVAKAAAHFEVANYREAYNLFACSGILFNHESPLRPPRFVTQKIVAAACRIAAGSKERLRLGNIEVARDWGYAPEYVKAMWAMLQQDAPEDYVIATGQTITLREFTAEAFAAAGLDWRDHVDVDPSLFRPADIAVSRANPAKAHARLGWRATLGPGEVARAMVAHTRNHHASENTAS
- a CDS encoding Fur family transcriptional regulator, giving the protein MTGRADEDLTAVLARAGLDPTAVRLAVLRALAGEDRAFPAADILAAVRRAMPVNKVTLYRILDLFVEKGLANRHSCGDRAFRYCLGPRFSGRAHGHAYCLRCGRMECLPGTEGLIDVEALGRRLSMEVLGVEVRIDGVCAACRGDGVDAGAGKN
- a CDS encoding metal ABC transporter permease, with protein sequence MIADLSLPFVQHALVAALLAALCCGVMGTLVVANRMVFLAGGAAHAAYGGVGLAYFLALPVLPVTVGFTVGAALCMAALTLKRIEDTDTVIGVLWAAGMACGIILLDVTPGYKPDLMSYLFGSIITVPVSDLYALAGLSVVLVAVTLRHYNGFVAMAFDREFAAVRGAPVTFLHYLLTALAAVTVVLLIRVAGLILVIALVSVAPSLAMRRAASLGRAMVLATALNAFFCLAGLALAYGCDLTSGAAIIAVAAATYFLALAAELLRRRRHGGGGR
- a CDS encoding ABC transporter ATP-binding protein, with the translated sequence MNQPVVAIRDLTFAYNGQAVLSGVDLAVAPGERLAVLGPNGGGKTTLLKLVLGILRPSAGTIRVFGQEPGRNSPRIGYVPQRLEGASARKDLPVRVLEVTLMGLLAPGRHGFRFSGGEIARAKAALDKVEMLPFADRRFCDLSGGQQQRTLIARALVSDPDLLILDEPTANIDPQGKFCLYEVLARIGQGVTSIVVSHDMSILAAGVTAVACVNGRLLHAPRPALTKEMVDLLYGVHSPSCPMEAFLRRMPPDLAGLASPETR
- a CDS encoding metal ABC transporter solute-binding protein, Zn/Mn family, giving the protein MQKLLVLIAGIVFTWAAPALAKPLVAVSIAPQAYFLRQIAGDRVDVLVMVPPGADAHTYEPRPKQLAELGKAAVYFAVGMDFEPAWLPRFTAANPAMAIVRTDAGIEKIPMVAHEDDAHDKGKAKGKEEAHHHEAGEPDPHVWLSPALAKVLAASMRDALAKADPEGAAAYAAGYERFAASCDALAADIQTKFADLPPGEHKFMVFHPSWGYFARDFGLTQEPIEELGREPGPKALARLVREAQKDGVKVIFVQPQFSARAAQTIAQAIGGTVAPLDPLAGDWAANLDKAATALRQGLAGQTEPK
- a CDS encoding glycosyltransferase family 1 protein codes for the protein MRIGFDVSQTGAGKAGCGYFAAGLLAALARGDTANDYVLYPAFGDFFWEPRPKACLRPAGSRFAQGPAFRRFTAQKRFFRQPPPDFEKRLGAPDIVHANNFFCPTGLTTARLVYTLYDLSFLENPAWTTEGNRTGCFDGVFRAAGRADFLVSISDYSLKHFLKVFPKFPQDRAVVAPLASRFTATSPRGKPQAVGGLEPGAFWLCVGTIEPRKNHERLFAAYAQWRRETGGDMPLVLAGGKGWLMDDVARTVKSLGIADRLVFTGYVTDAELAWLYASCRAFLYPSLFEGFGLPVLEAMSLGAPVVCSDATSLPEVAGEAALLVDPLDVAGLARAMAAVSADAALRERLRAASLARAGLFSWEKTAAIVRGAYDRVMAMPRRA
- a CDS encoding glycosyltransferase family 2 protein; amino-acid sequence: MPSLRVSAITPSYNQGRFIGRTIDSVLSQGIDGLEYVVMDGGSTDETVAVLESYAGRLRYVSERDKGQPDAVNKGIAATSGEVIAWLNSDDVYFPGALKAVLEVFEKNPEVDVVYGDGDHIDVNDAFIEPYPVEPYDLERFKTRCIICQPAAFFRRRAVARLGALDLRWQYTLDYEFWLRLAKGGAVFAYLPRKLAGSRFYPQTKTSGARLKVHAEINDMLAHTFGSVPDRWLCNYAHALVREKWKVGEGSLVSTPALAAASLGASFRWNRGVSPALARTVASWLTRGLVRPGEGL